One Candidatus Culexarchaeum yellowstonense genomic region harbors:
- a CDS encoding 50S ribosomal protein L16: MPLRPGRCYRHFSGPPYTRKEYIMGVPPPKISVFEMGDKKGQFNVTLKLVTKERGQIRHNALEAARISSNKVMEENAGKDYYLKVVVYPHHILRENKMMAFAGADRLQDGMRLSFGKPIGTAARVKEGQEIIIIKTTEEHLEAAKKALKIAASKIPLPTQILEERVV, from the coding sequence ATGCCACTAAGACCTGGAAGATGTTACAGACACTTTAGCGGGCCTCCATATACTAGAAAGGAATATATAATGGGTGTTCCCCCTCCAAAAATAAGCGTCTTTGAAATGGGCGATAAAAAAGGACAGTTTAACGTTACTTTAAAACTAGTAACAAAGGAAAGGGGGCAGATAAGACATAATGCACTTGAAGCGGCGCGTATATCATCAAACAAAGTTATGGAAGAGAATGCTGGTAAAGATTACTATTTGAAAGTGGTCGTATATCCCCATCATATACTGCGCGAAAATAAAATGATGGCATTTGCAGGTGCTGATCGTTTGCAAGATGGTATGCGCCTATCTTTTGGGAAACCAATAGGTACTGCCGCAAGAGTAAAAGAAGGTCAAGAAATCATTATAATAAAAACAACTGAAGAGCATTTGGAGGCCGCCAAGAAAGCTTTAAAAATCGCAGCATCAAAAATACCACTCCCAACGCAAATATTAGAAGAAAGAGTTGTTTGA
- a CDS encoding radical SAM protein yields the protein MYYTPDDLKFNKKIVKITQDSEIPLIGCIAFGIIDRGTNIIQIRPSSLCPLSCIFCSTDAGPNSKKRQCEFIVELDYLLFYIKQVIEYKGIKSIEAHIDTIGDPLTYPNIVDLVQKLRNIGGINVISMQTHGFLLNEKLIDDLADAGLSRINLSIDALNPVLAKNLSGTESYDVTRILSLAEYIANSSKIDLLIAPVWIPPFNDLEIPKIIEYAKTIGAGKKWPPLGIQKYELHKYGRKPKGASTMSWRKFYEQLSYWEKIFNVKLKLSPTDFGIFKVKKIPIPFKKYEKVKAKIVENGLFKGQKIAVARGRAITIINSNNLPINSHVFVRILRVKDNIIIAEPVL from the coding sequence ATGTATTACACGCCAGATGATTTGAAATTTAATAAAAAAATAGTCAAAATTACGCAAGATAGTGAAATACCATTAATTGGATGTATAGCATTTGGAATTATAGATAGAGGTACAAATATTATTCAAATACGTCCCTCTTCTCTTTGCCCATTATCCTGTATCTTTTGTTCTACTGATGCTGGACCAAATTCAAAGAAGAGACAGTGTGAATTTATAGTTGAATTAGATTATTTGTTGTTTTATATAAAACAAGTCATTGAATATAAAGGAATTAAGAGTATTGAAGCCCACATAGATACTATAGGTGACCCTTTAACCTACCCTAACATTGTAGATCTAGTGCAAAAGCTTAGAAACATAGGTGGAATCAATGTAATTTCGATGCAAACGCATGGTTTTCTTTTGAATGAAAAATTAATAGATGATTTAGCAGACGCAGGTCTTTCAAGAATAAATTTATCAATTGACGCATTAAATCCTGTTCTTGCTAAGAATTTATCTGGTACTGAGAGCTATGATGTAACACGCATACTTTCACTTGCCGAGTATATTGCCAATAGTTCTAAAATAGATCTGTTAATCGCGCCTGTATGGATCCCCCCCTTCAATGACTTAGAAATTCCAAAAATTATTGAATATGCTAAAACTATTGGTGCTGGTAAAAAGTGGCCCCCATTAGGTATACAAAAATATGAACTTCACAAATATGGTAGAAAACCAAAGGGAGCTAGTACAATGTCTTGGAGAAAATTTTACGAGCAATTAAGTTACTGGGAAAAAATCTTTAATGTAAAACTTAAGTTATCTCCAACCGACTTCGGAATATTTAAAGTTAAAAAAATACCAATTCCCTTTAAAAAATATGAAAAAGTCAAAGCTAAAATCGTGGAAAACGGTCTTTTTAAAGGCCAAAAAATTGCTGTGGCAAGAGGCAGGGCAATAACCATAATAAATTCTAATAATCTTCCCATTAACTCTCACGTTTTCGTCAGAATACTACGTGTAAAGGACAACATAATAATTGCCGAGCCAGTACTATAA
- a CDS encoding pantetheine-phosphate adenylyltransferase, whose translation MRNEKVVAVGGTFDNFHLGHVQLLLKCFEISENVLIGVTSDALARNKNHFIESCDKRKRNLFSLLLFHKLHDRAKIITLNDPYGPTIFNEDISAIVVSEETLIRALEINNIRKGKHLNPLQIFVIPLVKDADLRPISSTKSRRDEKFCEKFLMYT comes from the coding sequence AAATGAAAAGGTAGTCGCTGTTGGTGGAACCTTTGATAATTTTCACTTAGGCCATGTACAATTACTCTTAAAATGTTTCGAAATAAGTGAAAACGTTTTAATTGGAGTTACTAGTGATGCTCTTGCAAGAAATAAGAATCATTTTATAGAATCATGCGATAAAAGAAAAAGAAATCTGTTTTCACTTCTACTTTTTCATAAACTACATGACCGTGCAAAAATAATCACACTAAATGACCCATACGGTCCAACAATATTTAATGAAGATATATCCGCCATTGTAGTTAGTGAAGAGACATTGATACGCGCCCTAGAGATTAATAATATCCGAAAGGGGAAGCATCTCAATCCGTTGCAAATTTTTGTAATCCCTTTAGTTAAGGATGCTGATTTAAGACCCATCTCATCAACTAAATCTAGAAGGGATGAAAAATTTTGTGAAAAATTCTTGATGTATACTTAA